The Pseudomonas sp. GD03919 region AGCGTCCAGATGCCGCCGGCATGGCGCACACCGGTCACCAGGCGTTCGGCCACGGGGCCGGCATAGAAACCGGCCCGGCCCTGTTCAGCCAGCGCCTGCAGGGTGTCGCCCAGCTCCGCTTGGCGCAGCAGGAAACCTTCTGCCGGCACCTCGCCCTGATCGAGAAACAGTCTGGCGCTTTCGGCATCATCGCGCAGCGCTGCCAGACGCCAGGTGGCGCGTTCGCGGTAGACGCGGTCGACCGCGAAACCCTCGTTGGCCAGGCGAATGGCCGGCTCCAGGCTGGTTTTCAGGGGCAGACGGCCGTGTTTCTCGGCCAGTTCGACCAGCGCGGCCGGCAAGCCGGGAATGGCCGCTGCCAGTGCGCCATTGAGCGACAGCTCGCGCTGTACCTTGCCGTCACGCACGTAGAGATCCGCCCGGGCCTCCAGCGGCGCACGTTCGCGGGCATCGAGGAAGTCGTAGGTCGGCGTCTCGCCGCCACTGCGCAGGAGGAAGAAACCGCCGCCGCCAATACCCGAGCCGTAAGGCTCGACCACGGCCAGGGCTGCGCTGGCGGCTACGGCGGCATCGAAGGCATTGCCACCGGCGTCGAGCATCTGCTGGGCGGCGGCTGTGGCGGCGGGGTGGGCGGTGGCAATGGCGGGTTGCTGTGGCGCTGCCTGGGCCAGCAGGCTGGCGCCGAGCAGCAGGGTCGATAGCAGGAGAGTGCGCAACATGCGATCTACCAGGGGTGGCTGAGTGAAGCGCGAAGCTTAACAGCCTGGCCGCGGCGATAGGGCACAACCCACGCGGAGAAGCAGGAGGCCGCTGGCCTCCCGGCACTATCAGGCTTTGCCGGTGATGATGCGGTACTTGTGCATCAATTCATCCTTGCTCTCGACGTTGTTCTCGTCGAGCGGGATGCAGTCCACCGGGCACACCTGCTGGCATTGCGGTTCATCGTAGTGACCGACGCATTCGGTGCACAGGTTGGGGTCGATCACGTAGATCTCCTCACCCTGGGAGATGGCGCCGTTGGGGCACTCGGGTTCGCAGACGTCGCAGTTGATGCAGTCGTCGGTGATGATCAGGGACATGGAACAACTCCTGTCGCAGCGCGGGCTTCGACATTGACGGACAACGATGGCGCGAATTGTGCCGTATTGGCGTGCCTTGTGCCATTGGCCTGGTCAGTCAGGCGCCGCTACCTGTAGCAGCGGCGCCCCGCCACGAATGTGCAGGTGCCTGAATGATTCGCCCTGAATCAGTGGGGCATGGAGGCGAACATCGCTGCCATGCGTGTAGGAGCGGCGCCTCGCCGCGAATCTGGGTCCGCCAGACACGCTTCGCCCCGGGGCGGGGTTCCTACTAAAAGCCGATATTGCTTAGCTTTTACGAAACCGCGCGTTCAGGGCGTCGGCCACGGCGGGGTGAACGAACTTGGAAATATCGCCACCCAGGGCCGCGATCTCGCGTACCAGGGTCGAGGAGATGAAGGAGTACTTTTCTGACGGCGTAAGGAACAGGCTCTCGACGTCCGGCGCCAGTTGGCGGTTCATGTTGGCCAGCTGGAATTCGTACTCGAAGTCCGATACTGCACGCAGGCCGCGCAGGAAGACGTTGGCGTTCTGTTCCTTGACGAAGTGCGCCAGTAGCGAAGAAAACCCCACCACTTCGACGTTGGGCAGGTGCTTGGTCACCTCGCGGGCCAGTTCGACGCGTTGCTCCAGCGGGAACAGCGGGTTCTTCTTGGGGCTGGCGGCGACGGCGATGATGACGTGATCGAACAGGCGCGCAGCGCGTTCGACCAGATCACCGTGGCCCTTGGTGATGGGGTCGAAGGTGCCGGGGTATAACACTCGATTCATCGGGACGTCCTGGCAGGTCGAAAAGGAGTCGGATGGTAGCGCAGCGCATGCCAGCGGCCAAGCCACGGCCGCCGCCGGGTTTTTCAAGGTTGTAACGCCGACGTCTAGCCCGGACTTTTCAGGCGCTCTGCCAGTAACGTGGCGAGCTTCGAGGTCAGCCCGTAGATCGACAGCTGCGGGTTGGCGCCGATGCTGGTGGGGAACAGCGAGCCGTCATGAACCGACAGGTTGGCCAACTGATGATGCCGGCCCAGGCTGTCGACCACCGCCTGCTGTGGGTCTTCGCCCATGGCGCAGCCGCCCATGACATGGGCGCTGCCCAGACGCGTGCGATAGAGCACCAGATCGAGCTGCTCGATCAGTGTCCTGGCTTGCTGCCAGCTCTTCACGTAACCGGCATCGGCGTGCAGTGGCATCACCGCCTTGGCACCGGCGGCGAACTGGATTTCGGCCATGCTCAGGAAGGCGCGGCGCACGCCATCCCAGGTGTAATCGGTCATCTGGTAATCGAGCACCGGGCTGCCGTCGCCACGCAGCTCCACGCGGCCTTCGGCGCTGTCCGGGTGGAAGCCATCGCGCAGCAGGGCGAGCATCACGTTGGTATGCGGCAGCTGCTCCATGCGCAGGGCATTTTCGCGGCCAAACTCGCCGAGCAGGGTGGCGGTCAGTGCCGGTTGCAGCGGTGGCACTTCCAGCTTGTAGGACAGCCGCCCGGTGGTGCCGTCGTCCCACTGGAAATGGTCGGAGTAGAGCGACTGCGGTGCCCCATAGAAGGGGTTGATGACCTGCTCGAACTGCGCAGCAGAGAAGTTGACCAGGTGCAGGTAGGTACGCCGGCCGACGCGCTGGTGCGGGTCGGGCGCCGCCGAGCGCAGCAGGATGCCCGGGGTATTGATACCGCCACCGGCCAGCACGTAATGCCGCGCCTTGACCTGGATGCGCCGGCCATTGGGCGCTACGCAGCGTTCGTCCATGCCCAGGCAATCGATGCCGACCACCTGGTCGCCCTCAATCAGCAGCTTGTCGGCGCGCGCCAGGTAGAGCAGCTCACCGCCTGCGTCGAGGGTGGCGGGGATGGTGGTGACCAGCATCGACTGCTTGGCGTTGGTCGGGCAGCCCATGCCGCAATAGCCCAGATTCCAGCAGCCGCGCACGTTGCGCGGGATCGGCGCCCAGTGATAGCCGAGTTTTTCGCAGCCGCTGCGGATCACCTCGTTGTTGGCATTCGGTGGCACCGCCCAGGGGGCGACGCCCAGGCGTTGTTCCATCTTCTCGAACCAGGGCGCCATGGACGCGACATCATGGCCCTTCACGCCATGTACCTCGGCCCAGTGAGCGAGGGTTTGCGGCGGGGTGCGAAAACTGCTGGTCCAGTTGATCAGTGTGGTGCCGCCGACTGCGCGGCCCTGCATGATGGTGATGGCGCCGTCCTTGCTCATGCGGCCGATGCCTTCCTGATAGAGGGTCGGGTAGGCGTCGGCTTCCTGCATCTTGAAGTCGTCGCTGGTCTTCAGCGGGCCTTCCTCGATCAGCAGC contains the following coding sequences:
- a CDS encoding YfhL family 4Fe-4S dicluster ferredoxin, encoding MSLIITDDCINCDVCEPECPNGAISQGEEIYVIDPNLCTECVGHYDEPQCQQVCPVDCIPLDENNVESKDELMHKYRIITGKA
- the coaD gene encoding pantetheine-phosphate adenylyltransferase, producing the protein MNRVLYPGTFDPITKGHGDLVERAARLFDHVIIAVAASPKKNPLFPLEQRVELAREVTKHLPNVEVVGFSSLLAHFVKEQNANVFLRGLRAVSDFEYEFQLANMNRQLAPDVESLFLTPSEKYSFISSTLVREIAALGGDISKFVHPAVADALNARFRKS
- a CDS encoding GMC family oxidoreductase; amino-acid sequence: MPVPDLFKQGLARGWKTHDGSRLENDLTLEADVAIVGSGAGGGTTAEILSAAGYKVLLIEEGPLKTSDDFKMQEADAYPTLYQEGIGRMSKDGAITIMQGRAVGGTTLINWTSSFRTPPQTLAHWAEVHGVKGHDVASMAPWFEKMEQRLGVAPWAVPPNANNEVIRSGCEKLGYHWAPIPRNVRGCWNLGYCGMGCPTNAKQSMLVTTIPATLDAGGELLYLARADKLLIEGDQVVGIDCLGMDERCVAPNGRRIQVKARHYVLAGGGINTPGILLRSAAPDPHQRVGRRTYLHLVNFSAAQFEQVINPFYGAPQSLYSDHFQWDDGTTGRLSYKLEVPPLQPALTATLLGEFGRENALRMEQLPHTNVMLALLRDGFHPDSAEGRVELRGDGSPVLDYQMTDYTWDGVRRAFLSMAEIQFAAGAKAVMPLHADAGYVKSWQQARTLIEQLDLVLYRTRLGSAHVMGGCAMGEDPQQAVVDSLGRHHQLANLSVHDGSLFPTSIGANPQLSIYGLTSKLATLLAERLKSPG